One genomic region from Candidatus Polarisedimenticolia bacterium encodes:
- a CDS encoding TlpA disulfide reductase family protein gives MERLRSLARADEKEWYRTLHEGYEMAGNEKEAAWAEKQFLRRFAYTDDAFDWVREKWMNEHPYPGDPRSPEAKVYFHDLYGESTKWVRAWPQSALAKFDRLFAAGNIDQLPDREVLAAIDDFLRGQLEDPDGIRGVPPLEFSVARIYLDRGIRVNRIPVLIDETLREEEARIEKESDEGSEARRQDERNLEQTRFASWPLLAEAYLKLGRLEESKKVVARMEQALSEAASKKAASPAGARPAMKETKRSGAEEESDADRALAEALKRGQLYHMKGRIAELEKHPADAWTYYRAGLLIMPAAVQDSRDRLESDARQLWKKLGGTEEGWRIALEKSTSEIQGSIGEASGWQEKHLPLPEFELIDLAGRRWTRAELKGKVSFINIWATWCGPCQGELPHLQKLHEKLRGRSDVQLLTFNIDGNPGVVEPFMKKQGYTFPALPAGPYVTRFVGSVGIPRNWIVNREGTLISEQVGYGSQGDQQWIEQIMAQIDKAIASP, from the coding sequence TTGGAGCGCCTCCGATCGCTCGCAAGGGCGGACGAGAAGGAGTGGTACAGGACGCTGCACGAAGGCTACGAGATGGCCGGCAACGAAAAAGAAGCAGCCTGGGCGGAGAAGCAATTCCTCAGGCGCTTCGCTTACACCGACGACGCATTCGATTGGGTCCGTGAGAAGTGGATGAACGAGCACCCCTACCCCGGCGACCCGAGATCTCCCGAGGCGAAGGTCTATTTCCATGATCTCTACGGCGAGTCGACGAAGTGGGTGAGAGCCTGGCCGCAATCGGCCTTGGCAAAGTTCGATCGCCTTTTCGCCGCCGGCAACATCGACCAACTTCCGGATCGGGAAGTCCTCGCGGCCATCGACGATTTCCTCAGGGGGCAGCTTGAGGATCCCGATGGAATTCGCGGTGTGCCGCCCCTCGAGTTCAGTGTCGCGCGCATCTACCTGGATCGCGGAATCCGTGTGAATCGGATCCCCGTCTTGATCGACGAGACCCTTCGAGAAGAGGAAGCAAGAATCGAAAAGGAATCGGACGAGGGGAGCGAGGCCAGGCGGCAGGATGAGCGCAATCTCGAGCAGACGCGCTTCGCGAGCTGGCCTCTTCTTGCAGAAGCCTACCTGAAGCTGGGGCGTTTGGAGGAGTCGAAAAAGGTGGTGGCCCGTATGGAGCAGGCGCTTTCCGAAGCCGCTTCGAAGAAGGCGGCTTCGCCGGCTGGGGCGCGACCGGCCATGAAGGAGACGAAGCGCTCAGGGGCCGAAGAAGAGAGCGACGCGGATCGAGCCCTTGCGGAAGCCTTAAAGCGTGGGCAGCTCTACCACATGAAGGGACGGATCGCGGAGCTGGAAAAGCATCCCGCCGATGCCTGGACCTACTATCGCGCCGGACTCCTCATTATGCCGGCGGCGGTGCAGGATAGCCGGGATCGGCTCGAATCGGATGCGCGACAATTGTGGAAGAAGCTCGGAGGAACGGAGGAAGGGTGGCGGATCGCCCTTGAAAAGTCGACGTCGGAGATCCAGGGGAGCATCGGTGAGGCGAGCGGCTGGCAGGAGAAACACCTGCCTCTTCCGGAATTCGAGCTGATCGATCTTGCGGGCCGACGTTGGACCCGGGCGGAGCTCAAGGGGAAAGTGAGCTTCATCAATATCTGGGCGACCTGGTGCGGTCCCTGCCAGGGCGAGCTGCCCCACCTCCAGAAGCTCCATGAGAAGCTTCGCGGGCGATCCGACGTCCAGCTGCTGACGTTCAATATCGACGGGAATCCCGGAGTCGTCGAGCCGTTCATGAAGAAACAGGGCTATACCTTTCCCGCCCTTCCCGCCGGCCCCTACGTCACCCGATTCGTGGGCTCCGTCGGGATTCCCCGAAACTGGATCGTGAACCGGGAAGGAACGTTGATCTCGGAGCAGGTCGGCTACGGCAGCCAGGGAGACCAGCAGTGGATCGAGCAGATCATGGCGCAGATCGACAAGGCCATCGCGAGCCCTTGA
- a CDS encoding adenine phosphoribosyltransferase, which yields MEQRLKQVIRDIPDFPKPGILFKDITPILSHPGLLKETVEELARPFRDAGVSKVLGIESRGFIFAPPLAVTLGAGFVPARKPGKLPWETVKESYALEYGEDALEIHSDAFLQGERILLVDDLLATGGTASAAARLAAKVGATVVGAAFVIELEFLKGRSKLQVPQIHTLVRF from the coding sequence GTGGAACAGAGGCTCAAGCAGGTCATCCGCGACATCCCCGATTTCCCCAAGCCCGGGATCCTGTTCAAGGACATCACCCCGATCCTGAGCCACCCGGGACTCCTCAAGGAGACGGTCGAGGAGCTGGCGCGGCCGTTCCGCGACGCCGGCGTGTCGAAGGTCCTCGGGATCGAGTCGCGCGGCTTCATCTTCGCCCCGCCGCTGGCGGTGACTCTGGGCGCCGGCTTCGTCCCCGCGCGGAAGCCGGGGAAGCTGCCCTGGGAAACGGTCAAGGAGTCCTACGCGCTCGAGTATGGCGAGGACGCGCTGGAGATCCACAGCGACGCCTTCCTGCAAGGGGAGCGCATCCTGCTGGTGGATGATCTCCTGGCCACCGGCGGCACCGCCTCGGCGGCTGCGCGCCTGGCGGCCAAGGTCGGGGCCACCGTCGTCGGCGCTGCCTTCGTGATCGAGCTGGAGTTCCTGAAGGGCCGGAGCAAGCTCCAGGTCCCGCAGATCCATACCCTGGTGCGTTTCTAG